The Streptomyces sp. NBC_00775 genome includes the window GTGCTGGGCGCCACGCTCGCCGCGGCCGTGGACGCGGAGTTGCTCGCGCATGCCGCACTGGTGCTGTTCTGGCTCGGGATCGCCCTCTACGGGGTGGCGCTCGCCCACTTCGACCTCCGCGAGGTGGCCTGGGGCGCCGGGGACCACTGGGTCGCCGGCGGCGCGCTCGCCATCTCGGCGCTGGCCGGGGCCAAGCTCATCGCCGCGCACCACGTGAACCCGTACCTGTGGAACAACGACGACCAGGGCGTCCTGCGCGCCGTGACCGTCGCGCTGCTGGTGCTCGGCCTCGCCTGGTACTGCGTCCTCGCCGTCGCTGAGCTGGTGTGGCGTAGACCCCAGTACGACGTACGGCGCTGGGCGTCCGTCTTCCCGATGGGGATGACGGCGGTGGCGGCCCTGTCGGTCGCGACCGCCCTCTACATCCCCTGGCTCAAGGGGCCGGGGCAGGTGCTGCTGTGGATCGCGGTGGCGGCGTGGCTGGCCGTCGCGGCGGGAGCCGTGCGGTCCTCCGCCGCGGCCGTCAGGTCCAGAGCACCGCGATGAAGATGTTCGCGGTGGTCAGCAGCCCGACGAGCCCGAAGAGGCCCTTGTCCACCTTCTCGTCGTCCCGCTTCACATAGACGAGCCCGAGGATCACGATCAGCAGGGCCAGCTTCACGCCGATCTTGATGGTGTTGACCGTGTTGTCGTCGGCCTGGTTGAGGCCGACCAGTACGACGCCCGTGACCAGCATGGTCAGCGCGCCATGCAGCATCGCGGGAACGAAGCGGGCGGTGCCCTGGCCCATCGCCTTCATCTGGGTGAGAAAGCCGCCGAGAAGCGAGGCGATGCCGATGATGTGCAGGCCGACGAAGAGATGGATGAGTACGTCCATGAGGCCGGAGCCTAATCGGACGCCCAAGTCCCTCTTGTCACCGGCCCACCCCTTGTAACCCCTAGCACCCGGGCAACCCCGGTTTTCCCGGATTCGCCGCATCGGTCATCGCACTGCGTGAAGTCGGCGGCGCCAGGCGGTGATCACGGTCACATACGGTCACTGGGCGATCCAGTGGCGACAGTTCCGCACATGGCGTTACCCACGCCTCACTCCCAGGTTTAGCGTCCTCCACCAGGTGACCGGCTCCCCACCGCCGCCCGGGCCAGGGGCGGCAGCCGGCCACCACCGCCGAGAAGGTCCGGCGGTGGCCCGCTCCCCCTGTGTGGGCCGCCGCCGGACGCGTCACCGCTGACCGCGCTCCCCTCGCGGTCGTACCGAAGGATGTGGCCCTCGTGGCAGCGCACCGCAAGCCCAGACCGCGCTCGCTCGGCGGAAACACGGCCCGCACAGCCGCCACGATCGCCCTCGCGGGCGCGGCGACGGCGACCGGCTTCGACGGGACCGGGCACGCCGATCCGCAGCTGTCTCCGGCGCAGGTGAAGGCCAAGGTCGACAAGTTGTACGAGGAGGCGGAGGTCGCCACCGAGAAGTACAACGGTGCCAAGGAGAAGGCCGACAAGGCGGAGGAGCGGCTGAACACGCTGCGCGACGAGGCCGCGCGCAGGGAGGACCGGCTCAACTCGGCGCGGGACGCCCTGGGTTCGATAGCGGCGGCGCAGTACCGCAGCGGCGGCCTCGACCCCGCACTGCAGCTCGCGCTCTCCGACGATCCCGACCAGTACCTGGACGGGGCCGCGTTCGCCGAGCGGGCGGGCAGCCGGCAGGCGGCGGCCGTGGGCCGCGTACGCAAACAGCTGCGGGAGATCGAGCAGTTGCGCGGCGCCGCACACGTGGAACTCGCCTCGCTCAAGTCGCGGCAGGCCGAGCTGAAGCGGCACAAGAAGACGATCAACGGGAAACTCGACGCGGCACGGCTGCTGTTGTCCCAGCTCAGCCCCGATCAGCGCGCGCGGCTGGGGGAGGCCGGTGGCATCGACGGCGCTGGGCAGCGCGCCTCGCGCTCGTCGGCCCGGGACCTGGACCCGGTGTCGTCGTCCGGTACCGTCGCGGCCGCCAACTCCCGTGCGGCAGCGGCCGTTTCCTACGCCTACGCGAAGCTCGGCAGCCCCTATGTCTGGGGCGCCACGGGCCCCGACGCCTTCGACTGCTCAGGCCTCGCCCAGGCCGCGTACCGCTCGGCGGGCATCTCGCTGCCCCGGACGACCTACGCCCAGATCAATGCCGGACGCCGTGTCTCGCGCTCCGAACTCCTCCCGGGCGACCTGGTGTTCTTCTACTCCGGCATCAGCCACGTCGGCATCTACGTGGGCAACGGCATGATGATCCACGCCCCCAACCCGACGGCGCCGGTACGCGTGGCGCCGATCGACGAGATGCCGTTCGCGGGGGCCACTCGGGTGGTGTGAGCGACTAGACGAGCCGTCGTGCCGTGGCCCAGCGGGTCAGCTCGTGCCGGTTCGAGAGCTGGAGCTTCCTGAGGACCGCGGAGACATGGGACTCCACCGTCTTGACGGAGATGAACAGTTGCTTGGCGATCTCCTTGTACGCGTACCCGCGGGCGATGAGGCGCAGTACCTCGCGCTCGCGCTGGGTGAGGCGGTCGAGGTCCTCGTCGACGGGCGGGGCGTCGGTCGAGGCGAACGCGTCCAGGACGAACCCGGCGAGGCGGGGCGAGAAAACCGCGTCGCCGTCCTGGACACGGAAGACGGAGTCCACGAGGTCCGTGCCGGTGATCGTCTTGGTGACGTACCCCCGGGCGCCGCCGCGGATCACCCCGATGACGTCCTCCGCCGCGTCCGACACGGACAGCGCGAGGAAGCGGACCGGCTGCTCGGCGTCGGCCATCAACGGGGCACAGCGGCGCAGCACTTCGACACCGCCGCCGCCCGGCAGATGGACGTCGAGCAGGACGACCTCGGGCCGGGTGGCCGTGATGACCGTGACCGCCTGGTCGACGTCGGCGGCCTCGCCGATCACCTCGACGCCGGTCCGCTCGGTCTGCCCGATCTCGGCCTGCACGCCCGTACGGAACATCCGGTGGTCGTCGACGAGCACGACGCGCACCCGACGCCCGCCCCCGGCGCCGGCCGGATCGGCCGCGCCCGCGGCCTCTCCGGATGCGGCGGCCGAAGGGGTCTCCTCAGCAGAACTGCCGGACTCCACAGGCCCGTTCGCATCGCTCATGACGTCTTCTCCGCCCTCTCCATCTCCAGCTCGACCTCCGTGCCGCCGTCCGGCACCGCGCGCAGTCGCGCCGTGCCGCCGTTGCGCTCCATGCGGCCGATGATCGATTCTCTAACGCCCATGCGGTCGGCGGGTATCGCGTCGAAGTCGAAGCCGGGGCCGCG containing:
- a CDS encoding response regulator transcription factor — encoded protein: MSDANGPVESGSSAEETPSAAASGEAAGAADPAGAGGGRRVRVVLVDDHRMFRTGVQAEIGQTERTGVEVIGEAADVDQAVTVITATRPEVVLLDVHLPGGGGVEVLRRCAPLMADAEQPVRFLALSVSDAAEDVIGVIRGGARGYVTKTITGTDLVDSVFRVQDGDAVFSPRLAGFVLDAFASTDAPPVDEDLDRLTQREREVLRLIARGYAYKEIAKQLFISVKTVESHVSAVLRKLQLSNRHELTRWATARRLV
- a CDS encoding tellurite resistance/C4-dicarboxylate transporter family protein, translated to MPAAVSPLRTWWAQRPPAAGAAVMATGVMSVGLHLTGYETLSRIALALASAGWLALAADFVVRLARERERWVEEAGTPAGLTAVAATTVLGTGLSALGWQGPAEALLALSAVLWPVLLFRVVRHWKRRMPGGVFLVCVATQGLAVLGATLAAAVDAELLAHAALVLFWLGIALYGVALAHFDLREVAWGAGDHWVAGGALAISALAGAKLIAAHHVNPYLWNNDDQGVLRAVTVALLVLGLAWYCVLAVAELVWRRPQYDVRRWASVFPMGMTAVAALSVATALYIPWLKGPGQVLLWIAVAAWLAVAAGAVRSSAAAVRSRAPR
- a CDS encoding C40 family peptidase, producing MAAHRKPRPRSLGGNTARTAATIALAGAATATGFDGTGHADPQLSPAQVKAKVDKLYEEAEVATEKYNGAKEKADKAEERLNTLRDEAARREDRLNSARDALGSIAAAQYRSGGLDPALQLALSDDPDQYLDGAAFAERAGSRQAAAVGRVRKQLREIEQLRGAAHVELASLKSRQAELKRHKKTINGKLDAARLLLSQLSPDQRARLGEAGGIDGAGQRASRSSARDLDPVSSSGTVAAANSRAAAAVSYAYAKLGSPYVWGATGPDAFDCSGLAQAAYRSAGISLPRTTYAQINAGRRVSRSELLPGDLVFFYSGISHVGIYVGNGMMIHAPNPTAPVRVAPIDEMPFAGATRVV